Proteins encoded by one window of Candidatus Eremiobacteraceae bacterium:
- a CDS encoding DUF1800 domain-containing protein, with the protein MSADQSTVSQYRPTGSLDPASALSPYAGAWTPKLAAHLLRRAGFGGSSAEIDRASASSMNAAVDKLINFGPDDLPQSPDADLSYGKGVPPAKQRAANIAMQLWFLNRLLQTANPLQERMVAFWSNHFTSAVGGGATPTMLVNQYDLFRKFALGKFSDLTHEVASDPAMLYYLNGAQNNKKRPNENFARELMELFTLGVGNYSEDDVRESARAFTGWTVNRATGEARFVPRLHDDGTKTFLGQTGTFNGDDIIDIILRQPAAGRFVAHKILQAFVYDDPEPELVAAAADQFSSSGYDVRALMNTLLRSNVFYSPRAYRALVKSPLEVAIGTLKTLGATAVITPIDGAIAAMGQIPMHPPNVAGWPGGAQWLNQSTVLARLNFVNRVINMNRPAKTVGPNAGTTGAAAPGPAMSMASSTDWLGGVAMTDGAAVADRVLWLTVQGDATLSQRGEVISYLQTDGVGNPVTLNGENIDEKIRGAMSLAMALPSYQLA; encoded by the coding sequence ATGAGCGCTGACCAATCGACGGTTTCGCAATATCGTCCCACCGGATCCCTGGATCCGGCGTCGGCGCTCTCTCCCTACGCGGGTGCGTGGACCCCGAAGCTCGCCGCCCATCTCCTCCGGCGAGCGGGCTTTGGGGGTTCGTCCGCCGAGATCGATCGCGCTTCCGCCTCGAGCATGAACGCTGCGGTCGACAAGCTCATCAACTTCGGTCCGGACGATCTTCCGCAATCACCGGACGCCGATCTCTCGTACGGCAAGGGTGTTCCTCCGGCAAAGCAGCGCGCGGCGAACATCGCCATGCAGCTCTGGTTTCTCAATCGCTTGCTTCAAACTGCAAATCCGCTGCAGGAGCGCATGGTCGCTTTTTGGAGCAACCACTTCACCAGCGCGGTCGGGGGCGGCGCCACTCCCACCATGCTCGTCAATCAATACGATTTGTTCCGCAAGTTCGCGCTCGGCAAATTCAGCGATCTCACCCATGAAGTAGCGAGCGATCCGGCCATGCTCTACTACCTCAACGGCGCGCAGAACAACAAGAAGCGGCCCAACGAGAATTTCGCGCGCGAGTTGATGGAACTGTTCACGCTCGGCGTCGGCAACTACAGCGAGGACGACGTCCGTGAGAGCGCCCGCGCCTTCACCGGCTGGACGGTGAACCGGGCCACCGGAGAAGCGCGCTTCGTTCCGCGCCTGCACGACGACGGCACGAAGACGTTTCTCGGCCAGACCGGCACCTTCAACGGCGACGACATCATCGACATCATCCTGCGACAACCGGCCGCCGGGCGGTTCGTGGCGCACAAAATTTTGCAAGCGTTCGTCTACGACGACCCGGAACCGGAACTCGTCGCGGCCGCGGCGGATCAGTTCAGTTCCAGCGGCTACGACGTCCGCGCGCTCATGAACACGTTGCTCCGCTCCAACGTCTTCTATTCGCCGCGCGCATATCGCGCGCTGGTCAAGAGCCCCCTCGAAGTCGCGATCGGCACGTTGAAGACGCTCGGCGCAACGGCGGTCATCACGCCCATCGACGGCGCCATCGCCGCCATGGGCCAGATCCCCATGCATCCGCCGAATGTGGCCGGGTGGCCGGGCGGCGCTCAATGGCTCAACCAAAGCACCGTGCTGGCACGCCTCAACTTCGTCAACAGGGTCATCAACATGAATCGGCCAGCCAAAACGGTGGGACCTAATGCAGGCACGACAGGAGCGGCGGCCCCCGGCCCTGCCATGAGCATGGCGTCATCCACCGACTGGCTCGGCGGCGTTGCGATGACCGATGGGGCCGCTGTGGCCGACCGCGTCTTGTGGCTCACCGTGCAAGGCGACGCCACGCTATCGCAACGGGGCGAGGTCATCAGCTATCTGCAGACCGACGGCGTCGGGAATCCCGTCACCCTCAATGGTGAGAATATCGACGAAAAAATCCGCGGGGCGATGAGTTTGGCGATGGCATTGCCGTCGTATCAATTGGCGTAA
- a CDS encoding DUF1501 domain-containing protein, with product MGSRRQFIVQSVGAFAGFLAVDSIFSRAARAASGVYTAGSSAGRCLVVVNLQGGNDGLNTVIPYADPNYYRARPSIGVAQSEIVKLDADLGLNPNLADLKELFDAQRLAILQGVHYPNPILSHFRSTEIWQTAAPDRYVTDGWAGRYLDDAQLPANNLFKGVAIGPVLPKMMIADKTDVPAIADLRTFGFNGKRDEQRQADMILNGAADLYPFESPYLSLVQDVEHDAHAASLQLPQLVAGYKPAVEFPKTPFGQGLNLISAIVNAGLGTKVFYISLGSFDTHVNQRQRQDSLLAQFAGGMKAFYADLAVHKSDDRVVTMTFSEFGRRVEENANRGTDHGTAAPMFIVGGGVKGGVYGDHPSLTDLDFGNLKWHTDFRSVYATLLERWLGVSSTPVLGSAFPTLSFVS from the coding sequence ATGGGTTCAAGACGGCAGTTCATCGTTCAAAGCGTCGGCGCGTTCGCGGGCTTTCTTGCGGTCGACTCGATCTTCTCGCGCGCTGCGCGAGCCGCGAGCGGAGTGTACACCGCCGGGTCGTCCGCCGGGCGCTGCTTGGTGGTCGTCAATCTTCAGGGTGGAAACGACGGGCTGAACACCGTGATTCCCTACGCCGACCCCAACTACTATCGCGCCCGCCCATCCATCGGCGTCGCGCAGAGCGAAATTGTGAAACTCGACGCCGACCTCGGCCTGAATCCGAATCTCGCGGACCTCAAAGAGCTGTTCGACGCACAGCGTCTCGCCATTTTGCAAGGCGTTCACTACCCGAACCCCATTCTCTCGCATTTCCGTTCCACCGAGATCTGGCAGACCGCCGCGCCGGACCGCTACGTCACCGACGGCTGGGCGGGCCGCTATCTCGATGATGCGCAACTGCCCGCCAACAATTTGTTCAAGGGCGTCGCCATCGGCCCCGTGCTGCCGAAGATGATGATCGCCGACAAGACCGACGTGCCTGCCATCGCCGATCTCCGCACGTTCGGCTTCAACGGCAAGCGCGACGAACAGCGTCAAGCCGACATGATCCTCAACGGCGCGGCCGATTTGTATCCGTTTGAAAGCCCGTACCTCTCACTCGTGCAGGACGTCGAACACGATGCGCATGCAGCGTCGCTGCAATTGCCGCAACTTGTCGCGGGCTATAAGCCGGCCGTCGAGTTTCCGAAGACGCCGTTCGGTCAGGGCCTCAACCTGATCTCGGCCATCGTCAACGCCGGGCTCGGCACCAAAGTATTCTATATCAGCTTGGGCTCGTTCGACACGCACGTCAATCAGCGCCAGCGACAGGACTCGCTGCTCGCACAATTCGCGGGAGGCATGAAAGCGTTTTATGCCGATCTCGCCGTGCACAAATCCGACGACCGCGTCGTCACCATGACCTTTTCTGAATTCGGGCGACGAGTGGAAGAGAATGCGAACCGCGGCACCGATCACGGAACGGCGGCACCGATGTTCATCGTCGGTGGCGGCGTGAAGGGCGGGGTCTACGGCGATCATCCCAGCCTCACCGATCTCGATTTCGGGAATCTCAAGTGGCATACCGACTTCCGGTCGGTCTACGCGACGCTGCTCGAGCGCTGGCTCGGCGTATCGTCCACACCCGTGTTGGGGAGCGCGTTCCCCACGCTCTCGTTCGTCTCATGA
- a CDS encoding alpha/beta fold hydrolase, with translation MHDRGSGPAVLLLHAFPFDARMWDAQVEALSTSHRVISVDMPGFGGAPPWIDAPSLDAWALDLLAQLRIQGVTGATIAGCSLGGYLAFAIHRAAPDFIRGLALVDSRAVPDTAERRAARLADAARVAREGPAFFINAAREDLAIELGAYPAALASATAMLDDATGDGIVGALVAMAGRPDAGPQLKPLEVPVTVIRGERDPIVGADEARAMAAEIPGATFTEIEGAAHIPTFARPSSVTDALFSLLARTK, from the coding sequence ATGCACGATCGCGGATCCGGTCCGGCCGTACTTTTGTTACATGCATTCCCGTTCGACGCGAGGATGTGGGACGCGCAAGTAGAGGCGTTATCCACGTCACACCGCGTGATCTCAGTCGATATGCCGGGATTCGGCGGTGCGCCCCCGTGGATCGACGCGCCGAGCTTAGACGCGTGGGCTCTCGATCTGCTCGCCCAATTGCGAATTCAAGGCGTGACAGGCGCGACGATCGCGGGCTGCTCGCTCGGAGGTTATCTCGCCTTTGCCATCCACCGGGCGGCGCCCGACTTCATACGAGGCCTTGCGCTGGTCGACTCCCGCGCCGTGCCGGACACGGCGGAGCGCAGAGCGGCGCGTCTCGCCGACGCCGCACGTGTGGCTCGCGAAGGCCCGGCATTTTTCATAAACGCCGCTCGCGAGGATTTGGCCATTGAGCTCGGGGCATATCCTGCGGCGCTCGCGTCCGCAACGGCGATGCTCGACGATGCGACCGGCGATGGCATCGTCGGCGCTTTGGTCGCCATGGCCGGGCGGCCGGATGCGGGGCCGCAGTTGAAACCGCTAGAGGTACCCGTCACCGTGATCCGCGGTGAGCGCGATCCAATCGTCGGTGCGGACGAGGCTCGCGCGATGGCGGCGGAAATTCCCGGTGCGACGTTCACTGAAATTGAAGGCGCCGCCCATATCCCCACATTCGCGCGGCCCAGCAGCGTAACCGATGCTCTCTTCTCGTTATTGGCGCGCACCAAGTAA
- a CDS encoding HhH-GPD-type base excision DNA repair protein, translating to MRKPNYPFTANEKANALLAGSGTALLIGLCLEQQVPSQKALAGPFVLRERIGHLDARKIASMRPVDLDKAFREKPAIHRFPGMMAKRVQQLCRIIADDYGNRGERVWEKVTKAPELFDRLLALPGFGKEKAACGVRILASFGGRKTAGWEAYASAEAMPWIYKNGKRVDS from the coding sequence ATGCGCAAACCGAACTATCCGTTCACGGCTAACGAAAAAGCCAACGCGCTGCTCGCCGGGAGCGGCACCGCGCTGCTGATCGGTCTGTGTCTGGAGCAGCAAGTGCCTTCGCAAAAAGCCTTGGCTGGGCCGTTCGTCTTGCGAGAGCGGATCGGCCATCTCGACGCGCGCAAGATCGCGTCCATGCGTCCGGTTGATCTCGATAAGGCCTTCCGCGAGAAGCCCGCTATCCATCGCTTTCCGGGAATGATGGCGAAGCGGGTGCAGCAGCTATGCCGAATCATCGCCGACGACTACGGCAACCGCGGCGAACGCGTCTGGGAAAAGGTGACGAAGGCGCCCGAACTATTCGACCGGCTGCTCGCACTGCCGGGCTTCGGAAAGGAGAAGGCCGCATGCGGCGTGCGCATTCTCGCATCGTTTGGCGGCCGCAAGACTGCCGGCTGGGAGGCATACGCATCCGCCGAAGCCATGCCGTGGATATACAAGAATGGCAAGCGCGTCGATTCGTGA
- a CDS encoding S8 family serine peptidase yields MNRKLRPLSLVALAVVLASCDHLTTGAVPHPAGASGQDKSLVRYSAPSGPSRRVASVRANCGAVPDGFARCFSLVRTDAFARTFPDQSGYGPSDLQAAYKLPSVTAGSGQTVAVVDAYDDSTAESDLQIYRSHFSLPDCTTANGCFSKVNQRGDPQPLPGQDSGWAAEISLDLDMVSAVCPNCHILLVEADDASNKSLGKSVDTAARLGANAISTSFGSSEIGSRMFERHYFHPGHMITASIGDNGVNVSFPGSSPDVTAVGGTTLIRAHNRRGWTDAIWSGVSPQCSAVYPKPSWQVNTGCAMRASGDVGAVADPNTGVTVVFRNQFAVFGGTSVSSPIIAGVYALAGNSSTLHFGQHSYNNLKDLFTVRGFTSHSCANACRDSQGYTGSTGNGTPHGVGAF; encoded by the coding sequence ATGAACCGAAAACTTCGTCCGTTGTCGCTGGTGGCGTTGGCCGTAGTTTTGGCATCCTGCGACCACCTCACCACCGGTGCCGTGCCACATCCTGCCGGCGCATCCGGTCAAGACAAATCGCTCGTTCGTTATTCCGCTCCGTCCGGGCCGTCGCGCCGGGTCGCCAGCGTGCGCGCGAATTGCGGCGCAGTGCCCGATGGATTCGCGCGATGTTTTTCGCTCGTGCGGACCGACGCGTTCGCCAGGACTTTTCCCGACCAGTCGGGGTATGGGCCGAGCGACTTGCAGGCGGCCTATAAGCTGCCGTCGGTCACCGCGGGCTCTGGTCAAACCGTCGCAGTCGTCGATGCATACGACGATTCGACGGCGGAATCCGATCTGCAGATCTATCGCAGTCATTTCAGTCTGCCGGATTGCACGACGGCGAACGGATGTTTTTCGAAAGTGAACCAACGCGGCGATCCGCAGCCGCTGCCTGGCCAAGACTCCGGCTGGGCCGCCGAGATCTCACTCGATCTCGACATGGTATCCGCCGTCTGCCCCAATTGCCATATCTTGCTTGTCGAAGCAGACGACGCGTCGAACAAGAGTCTCGGCAAGTCGGTGGACACAGCCGCGAGGCTCGGCGCCAATGCGATCAGCACGAGCTTCGGATCTTCGGAGATCGGAAGCAGGATGTTTGAAAGACACTACTTCCACCCCGGTCATATGATCACGGCAAGCATCGGCGACAACGGCGTGAACGTCTCGTTTCCGGGATCTTCGCCTGACGTCACGGCAGTGGGCGGCACAACGCTCATACGCGCGCACAACCGGCGCGGATGGACGGACGCGATCTGGAGTGGAGTCAGCCCGCAATGCAGCGCTGTGTACCCAAAACCTTCGTGGCAAGTGAACACGGGATGCGCGATGCGAGCGTCGGGCGACGTCGGCGCAGTGGCGGATCCGAACACCGGTGTCACGGTCGTCTTTCGGAATCAGTTCGCCGTGTTCGGCGGCACGAGCGTATCGAGTCCGATCATCGCAGGCGTGTACGCGCTTGCGGGAAACTCGAGCACGCTTCATTTTGGCCAGCACAGTTATAACAATCTCAAGGATCTCTTCACCGTGCGCGGCTTCACGAGCCATTCATGTGCGAACGCCTGCCGGGATAGTCAAGGCTATACAGGTTCCACCGGCAACGGAACCCCTCACGGCGTGGGGGCGTTCTGA
- a CDS encoding plastocyanin/azurin family copper-binding protein, with protein sequence MNRIYWAALLMLTFGSAACTPGAVSAPAGAGISGKATIIHVSLIKYAKQSSPYGEVAGYSPNVVTIQHGSTVQFVNDDTFSHTASSVGTSGFPSGDPFSNSALTQSGKDLADANWSSGSLQGNTASQTFSANTPGTYYFGCFYHYATPMRGVIVVQ encoded by the coding sequence ATGAATAGAATATATTGGGCAGCGCTGCTCATGCTGACGTTTGGTTCGGCGGCTTGCACGCCGGGCGCCGTCAGCGCTCCTGCAGGTGCCGGCATATCCGGCAAAGCCACTATCATCCACGTCAGCCTGATCAAGTACGCGAAGCAGTCGTCGCCGTACGGCGAGGTCGCCGGTTATAGCCCGAACGTGGTCACCATCCAGCACGGCTCGACCGTGCAGTTCGTCAACGACGACACTTTCTCGCACACGGCCAGCAGCGTCGGCACGAGCGGGTTCCCAAGCGGCGATCCGTTCTCGAACTCGGCGCTCACGCAAAGCGGCAAGGATCTTGCCGACGCAAATTGGTCGAGCGGGAGCCTGCAAGGCAACACCGCGTCGCAGACGTTCTCGGCGAACACGCCGGGCACGTACTACTTCGGATGCTTCTATCACTACGCCACGCCGATGCGCGGAGTCATCGTAGTCCAATGA
- a CDS encoding alpha/beta hydrolase-fold protein, whose amino-acid sequence MSDHGRIEILKHSSDVLKGNALHDPHQRDTCCYLPPGYDAGSARYPVIFFLPGFTGTGRMLLNFDPFAESMDRRLDRLIGSGLMLPAIVVMPDCFTRYGGSQYLNSPAVGRYEDYVVDELVPLVDDRLRTMKGRAHRAVSGKSSGGYGAMRLAMRHPDVFGAFGSHSGDCYFEHCFKPDFPKFFMQLEKYGGVTEFLRAFDAMPKKLHDATMTLMMLAMAACYSPNAESPYGFDLPMDEKTGEIRADVWERWIAEDPVQMAPLHASALRSMKAIFLDAGLKDEWNLHLGARIMCSRFDALGVRYIHEEYDDGHMGVVYRYDRSLIVLAKAMA is encoded by the coding sequence ATGAGCGACCATGGCCGGATCGAAATCCTGAAGCATTCGTCGGATGTGCTGAAAGGCAACGCCCTTCACGATCCGCATCAGCGGGATACGTGTTGTTATCTGCCGCCAGGCTACGATGCAGGCAGCGCAAGGTATCCGGTCATTTTTTTCCTACCCGGCTTCACGGGCACGGGGCGGATGCTCCTCAATTTCGATCCATTTGCCGAGTCCATGGACCGCAGGCTAGACCGGCTCATCGGATCCGGTTTGATGCTCCCTGCTATTGTCGTCATGCCGGATTGCTTCACTCGTTACGGCGGCAGCCAGTATCTCAATTCGCCCGCAGTCGGGCGTTACGAAGACTACGTCGTCGACGAACTCGTGCCGCTGGTGGACGACCGGTTGCGCACGATGAAAGGCCGCGCTCACCGCGCCGTCAGCGGCAAGTCGAGCGGCGGCTATGGTGCGATGCGCCTCGCCATGCGGCATCCGGATGTTTTCGGCGCCTTCGGATCGCACTCGGGTGACTGCTATTTCGAGCACTGCTTCAAACCCGATTTCCCGAAGTTCTTCATGCAGTTGGAGAAATATGGCGGGGTCACGGAATTTCTGCGCGCGTTCGACGCGATGCCGAAAAAGCTTCACGACGCGACGATGACCTTGATGATGCTCGCAATGGCCGCGTGCTATTCTCCCAACGCAGAGTCGCCGTACGGGTTCGACCTGCCGATGGACGAGAAGACCGGCGAGATCCGAGCCGACGTGTGGGAACGCTGGATTGCAGAAGATCCGGTGCAGATGGCGCCCCTTCACGCCTCGGCGCTGCGGTCGATGAAAGCCATCTTCCTCGACGCGGGTCTGAAAGACGAATGGAATCTCCACCTCGGCGCGCGCATCATGTGCAGCCGTTTCGACGCGCTCGGAGTCCGCTACATCCACGAGGAATATGACGACGGCCATATGGGCGTCGTCTATCGCTACGACCGGTCGCTGATCGTGCTGGCAAAAGCGATGGCGTAG
- a CDS encoding M20/M25/M40 family metallo-hydrolase translates to MIQRERMVESLLDLVKIDSQSKEELPVAQRLMSDLQAIGADVRIDDAGSKVGGNSGNVIARFAGTKPDAPPLLLSAHMDTVPPGRGVKPVRMSDRIKTDGTTVLGGDDKSGVAVILEVLRALKENAVPHGDIEVAFSICEEIGLLGAKNLDVAALRAREAIVLDATHASFCFTQAPSADHFEFTVHGLEAHAGLAPETGISAVRVAAEAIAAMPLGRIDALTTSNIVIVSGGAATNVVPNECVVRGEARSLDDATLDKTTAAIRLCFQEAAARATATVDGKVQRAWIEERSGRDYESMHVPDSDPLVRGLLAAAAAAGTAVTTASIGGGCDANVFNRRGIRAVNFGTGMRDIHTVNEWLDLADFYTCADVVLEFVRARAS, encoded by the coding sequence ATGATTCAGCGCGAACGCATGGTCGAGTCGCTCCTCGATCTCGTGAAAATCGACAGCCAGTCCAAAGAGGAACTGCCTGTTGCACAGCGGCTCATGAGCGATCTGCAAGCCATCGGCGCCGATGTCAGAATCGACGACGCGGGAAGCAAGGTCGGCGGCAATTCGGGCAACGTCATCGCCAGATTTGCGGGCACCAAGCCCGACGCGCCACCGCTGCTGCTCTCTGCTCATATGGACACGGTCCCGCCGGGCAGAGGGGTGAAGCCTGTCCGCATGAGCGACCGAATCAAGACCGACGGAACCACCGTTCTAGGCGGCGATGATAAGAGCGGCGTGGCCGTCATCCTCGAAGTGCTGCGCGCACTGAAAGAGAACGCGGTGCCGCACGGCGACATCGAAGTCGCCTTCTCGATCTGTGAAGAGATCGGTTTGCTCGGCGCGAAAAATCTCGACGTCGCCGCGTTGCGAGCGCGGGAAGCCATCGTGCTCGACGCCACCCACGCGTCGTTTTGCTTCACGCAGGCGCCGTCGGCCGACCACTTCGAGTTCACCGTGCACGGACTGGAAGCGCATGCCGGCCTCGCACCGGAGACCGGCATTTCGGCGGTGCGCGTCGCAGCCGAAGCGATCGCGGCCATGCCGCTCGGCCGCATCGATGCGTTGACCACGAGCAACATCGTGATCGTATCCGGCGGCGCGGCCACCAACGTCGTGCCAAACGAATGCGTCGTTCGCGGCGAAGCGCGCTCGCTCGACGACGCGACCTTGGACAAGACAACAGCCGCCATCAGGCTGTGCTTTCAAGAAGCCGCAGCTCGCGCGACCGCGACCGTCGACGGCAAGGTCCAACGCGCGTGGATCGAAGAGCGAAGCGGGCGCGACTACGAGAGCATGCATGTGCCCGACTCGGATCCGTTGGTCCGCGGTCTGCTGGCCGCCGCGGCTGCGGCCGGAACCGCGGTCACCACCGCCAGCATCGGCGGCGGTTGCGACGCGAACGTCTTCAACCGGCGCGGCATCAGAGCGGTGAATTTCGGGACCGGCATGCGCGATATCCACACCGTCAACGAGTGGCTCGATCTCGCGGACTTCTACACGTGCGCCGATGTCGTGCTGGAGTTCGTGCGCGCGCGCGCTTCCTAA
- a CDS encoding rhomboid family intramembrane serine protease encodes MALYRQFSLSSTPVVFGLLAAFVVLFLVAFFGIGGQFLAALVWSPTLTWIQSLQLWQPFTFPFVHLGFWPLFSDGLVLFFFGGSLERAWGSRRFAFFFFASGIVAGLVIMLISPLSAAPPFFGMIGGFIAVVVAFAALNPTATVYLFLFPLQARWLALLVVAYEFFANFMRYGSVGQAAAVIAGVSTFSWAFATYRPSFAIPSGKGPSFRERFDRWQQRRRMRSWQRRVSRIDKPEDLFKR; translated from the coding sequence ATGGCCCTTTATCGCCAATTTTCGCTCAGCAGCACGCCGGTGGTTTTCGGGCTACTTGCGGCATTTGTCGTGTTATTTCTCGTGGCGTTTTTCGGCATTGGCGGACAGTTTCTCGCTGCATTGGTCTGGTCGCCAACACTGACGTGGATTCAGAGCCTTCAGCTCTGGCAGCCGTTCACGTTTCCATTCGTCCATCTCGGATTTTGGCCGCTGTTCTCCGATGGTCTCGTCCTCTTCTTCTTCGGCGGTTCGCTCGAGCGCGCGTGGGGGAGCCGCCGTTTCGCCTTCTTCTTTTTCGCAAGCGGCATCGTCGCCGGTCTCGTGATCATGCTCATCAGCCCGCTGAGCGCGGCGCCGCCGTTCTTCGGGATGATCGGCGGCTTCATCGCGGTCGTGGTGGCATTCGCAGCGCTCAATCCGACCGCGACGGTTTACCTCTTCCTCTTCCCGCTGCAAGCGCGTTGGCTCGCGCTGCTTGTGGTCGCCTATGAATTCTTCGCCAACTTCATGCGCTACGGCTCGGTCGGTCAAGCCGCCGCCGTCATCGCCGGAGTTTCGACGTTCTCATGGGCGTTTGCCACGTACCGGCCGAGTTTTGCAATCCCAAGCGGCAAAGGCCCGAGCTTTCGAGAGCGGTTCGACCGATGGCAGCAGCGCCGGCGGATGCGTTCGTGGCAGCGTCGTGTGTCGCGAATCGACAAACCCGAGGACCTGTTCAAACGCTGA
- a CDS encoding PLP-dependent aminotransferase family protein — protein MIKTAPLSGSGPLYMQVADAIGSLITGGKLRSGAVMPRVRDLAGQLRVSIVTAAHAYRVLGERGRLAGRPGVGTFVAEPPARPVDPPAPDAQSLIWQDSFIRPRAQTNLSHIYRLPHACSNAQFSFFSVPSYAGEMLAPSRRAMRRIALDSEFSAVHPTDTQGAPDLRAAIAAFLHDEGIEAGADRVLVTNSHEETLVLTLLAFCHEGDVVAMEDPSQFCLVDAVRLRNLRMVGIPMDGKGMRTDVLEAAAAREPIRLVVTTPRAHNPTGLELHPARREHLMELAAKHNWLIFECDPFAPLNYRGRPQMPLFTADRDGRVIYARPVSRGLLMNMGATLATGRVLEQLVQAKDVIDRGSDVFLQLVLRRLFEAGSIARQESQMRRQWADQLTAMLGALERNMPHTVHWTRPRAGGSVWVTMPDGCSGEALLARALEKSISFIPGRAFSVTDRHERSFRLAIGTLSPAQIMEGIKRLGAVVAGYLVEAGRSRPRVPIAKVS, from the coding sequence TTGATCAAAACCGCCCCTTTATCGGGCAGCGGTCCGCTTTATATGCAAGTCGCGGACGCCATCGGATCGCTCATCACCGGCGGAAAACTCAGGAGCGGGGCGGTCATGCCTCGCGTCCGCGACTTGGCGGGGCAATTGCGCGTCAGTATCGTCACCGCGGCTCATGCGTATCGCGTGCTCGGCGAACGCGGCCGGCTCGCCGGACGCCCCGGTGTGGGCACGTTTGTGGCCGAACCGCCTGCACGGCCGGTAGACCCTCCGGCGCCCGACGCCCAAAGCCTCATCTGGCAAGATTCATTCATCCGTCCGCGCGCGCAGACGAACCTCAGCCACATCTATCGCTTGCCTCACGCGTGCAGCAACGCTCAGTTTTCTTTCTTCAGCGTTCCGTCGTACGCGGGTGAGATGCTCGCACCGTCGCGGCGCGCCATGCGGCGCATTGCCTTGGATTCCGAGTTCAGCGCGGTACACCCCACCGACACGCAGGGCGCACCCGATCTGCGCGCAGCCATAGCCGCGTTTCTCCACGATGAGGGCATTGAAGCGGGTGCGGATCGTGTGCTCGTCACCAACAGCCACGAAGAGACGCTCGTGCTCACGCTGCTCGCGTTCTGCCATGAGGGCGACGTGGTGGCGATGGAAGATCCAAGTCAATTCTGTCTTGTCGATGCAGTGCGGCTGCGCAATCTGCGCATGGTCGGGATTCCCATGGACGGTAAGGGCATGCGCACCGACGTGCTTGAAGCGGCCGCCGCGCGCGAGCCGATACGGCTTGTCGTCACCACGCCGCGTGCGCACAACCCCACCGGCTTGGAGCTCCACCCCGCGCGGCGCGAGCATCTCATGGAGCTTGCGGCCAAGCACAATTGGCTCATCTTCGAGTGCGATCCGTTCGCGCCGCTCAACTATCGCGGCCGCCCGCAAATGCCGCTCTTCACCGCCGATCGCGATGGGCGTGTCATCTACGCTCGACCGGTGTCGCGCGGACTATTGATGAACATGGGCGCTACCCTGGCCACCGGACGCGTGCTCGAGCAGTTGGTCCAAGCAAAAGACGTCATCGATCGCGGGTCCGACGTGTTTCTTCAATTAGTGCTGCGCCGTCTGTTCGAGGCCGGTTCCATCGCGCGGCAAGAATCGCAGATGCGACGTCAATGGGCGGATCAGCTCACCGCCATGCTCGGCGCGCTCGAGCGGAACATGCCGCACACCGTGCATTGGACCCGGCCGCGCGCCGGCGGATCGGTTTGGGTCACGATGCCGGATGGCTGTTCGGGCGAGGCCCTTCTCGCGCGCGCGCTGGAAAAGAGCATCTCCTTCATCCCTGGCCGGGCGTTTTCGGTCACCGACCGCCACGAGCGATCATTCCGCCTTGCCATCGGCACGCTGTCGCCGGCGCAGATCATGGAGGGCATCAAGCGTCTCGGCGCGGTGGTCGCCGGATATCTGGTTGAAGCAGGTCGAAGCCGCCCGCGTGTGCCCATCGCAAAGGTTTCATGA